A window of Kineococcus sp. NBC_00420 genomic DNA:
CTCACCACCGTCTCCGCACTGGCGCTCGCGGTCGTCTACGGGGTCGGCGGGCTCGCGGCGATCGCGGGCACCCTGAACGCCGGCAACATCGTCGCGCTGGCCCTGCTGCTGACCAGGCTCTACGCGCCGCTGACGGCGCTGGCCAGCGCGCGGATCGACGTCATGAGCGCGCTGGTCAGCTTCGACCGGGTGTTCGAGGTCCTCGACCTCGTGCCCCTGGTGCAGGAGAAGCCGACGGCGACCACGGTGCCCGCCGGTCCGGCGGGGGTGGAGTTCGAGAACGTCCGCTTCGCCTACCCCGCCGCCTCGGAGGTGTCGCTGGCGTCGCTGGAGGAGGTCGCGACCCTGGACACCCGGGGCGGGGTGGAGGTCATCCACGACGTGTCGTTCCGGGTCGAGCCGGGTCAGGTCGTGGCCATCGTGGGGTCCTCCGGCGCGGGCAAGTCGACGCTGGCCCAGCTCCTCGCGCGCCTCTACGACGTCGACCACGGCACCGTGCGGGTGGGGGGTCGCGATGTCCGCGACCTGACGTTCGCCTCGGTGCGCGAGACCGTGGGGGTCGTGACCCAGGACGGGCACCTGTTCCACGAGTCGCTGCGCTCGAACCTGCGCCTCGCCGCTCCGGGGGCGAGCGATCAGGAGTTGTTCGAGGCGCTGGGCCGGGCCCGGCTGGGGGAGCTGGTGGCCGCGCTCCCGGACGGTCTGGACACGGTCGTGGGGGAGCGGGGGTACCGCTTCTCCGGCGGGGAGCGGCAACGGCTCACGATCGCGCGGTTGCTGCTGGCCCAGCCCCGGGTCGTGGTGCTCGACGAGGCGACGGCGTCGCTGGACACCACCTCCGAGGTCGCCGTCCAGGCCGCGTTGGACGAGGCGCTGGAGGGCCGGACGGCGATCGTCATCGCCCACCGGCTCTCCACCGTGCGCAACGCCGACCTGATCCTGGTGCTCGAGGCCGGGCGGGTGGTGGAGCGGGGAACCCACCACGAGCTGCTGGCGCGCGCGGGTCGCTACGCGGAGCTGCACCGCCACAGCTCCTTCGCCCCGGCGCCGCCGCAGGGGGGCCCCGTCGACTGATCCGACCGACTGATCCGACCGGGCGAGACGGACGCACGGTGGGCCACCGGGCGAGGTCCGTGGTGCTCCACTGGAGGGATGTCCTCGCCGTACCCCGCGCCCCCGCCGTACCCCTCGTACCCGCAGCAGCAGCCGTCCGCCCTGGCGGTCGTGTCCCTGGTCGCAGGGATCCTCTCGGTGGTCCTGGCGCC
This region includes:
- a CDS encoding ABC transporter ATP-binding protein; protein product: MSMENVARTSMWRAMAAPDQKPFRPGTVRRVLAMARERSRRLTLFVSGSVVLAVLAVATPVLAGRAIDAVGAGDRGRVVTIALLIAAVALAESALGLVVRWLSSTLGEDLILDLRTRVYDHVQRMPVAFFTRTHTGALVSRLNNDVLGAQRAFSDTLSGIVSNVVAVVLTAVVMIGISWQITLIALVLLPIFVLPARRMGRHLAQLSRQAAILNAAMINQTTERFSAPGATLVKLFGRPDEESRSFAGAARSVRDIGVKSSIRQAVFVTALTTVSALALAVVYGVGGLAAIAGTLNAGNIVALALLLTRLYAPLTALASARIDVMSALVSFDRVFEVLDLVPLVQEKPTATTVPAGPAGVEFENVRFAYPAASEVSLASLEEVATLDTRGGVEVIHDVSFRVEPGQVVAIVGSSGAGKSTLAQLLARLYDVDHGTVRVGGRDVRDLTFASVRETVGVVTQDGHLFHESLRSNLRLAAPGASDQELFEALGRARLGELVAALPDGLDTVVGERGYRFSGGERQRLTIARLLLAQPRVVVLDEATASLDTTSEVAVQAALDEALEGRTAIVIAHRLSTVRNADLILVLEAGRVVERGTHHELLARAGRYAELHRHSSFAPAPPQGGPVD